CTGTTTATTATATAAAAAATGTATTTTTATTAGGAGGTAATAAAGATGGGAAAAACAACTATCAGACATGAATCAAGGTTAGAAGTATGGAAATACTATTCATCTTATATTCAAAATTTAGAAAACAAACAAACTATTATATTCTCAGCAATTATTGTTATTCTAGGATTTCTATTTATTTATGGCTTCAGCTCCACTGAAGCTAATAAGCTACTAGCAAAACAAACCATTTTTTTTGTTGTGCCGCTACTTTTATTTTCAGCAATAATGTATTACATTATTACTTTTAGAACAATGATAATTGCTGGAGCCTATATAAGAAAATTAGAGAGTGATTTAAATAAGGAAATTGATTCGAATGTTTTTATATGGGAGAATAAATTAATTGTTGAATTTATTGATAAAAGTCATATTTATTTATTCTTTCTGATATTTGAAATGATTACTGGATTAGCAACTGCCTACATAATATGCAAACAAATATGGGCATTTGAATGTTCAGTTACACTAAAAATTTTGTACTATCTAATAATTCTAATACAAAGTGCTTTTTGTATTGTTCAATACTCATTAACAAATAAGACAAAAAGAGAGGTATATGCATTTTTAACTAAAAACAACTCTGATGGGGATTCATAAATAGTAAATGGAGGCATATTATGTGCGGAAGATATTTTATAGAGGATTTTACTGAGGAAGAAGTACAGGAGTACTATGATATTTTAGATGAAATTGATCGCAGTATCAAATCGAATAAAGAAAGCAAAGTAAAAACCAGAGGAGAGATATTTCCTTCGGATATAGTGCCCGTTATTGCGAATAATAAAGAAAAAATAGTCAGGGCATTCCCTATGCAGTGGGGATATAAACCTTTTCAGGAAGGCGGCCAGTTGTTAATTAATGCAAGAAGTGAAACTGCATCCGAGAAAGCTACATTTAAGAGGAGTATGCGCGAGAGAAGATGCCTTATTCCTGCAAGCTCTTATTTTGAGTGGGAAAATCAAGCCGGGGGGAAAGTAAAGCATGCAATTCAGCCTATAGACAAACAATTCTTTTTTATGGCTGGATTATACCGGCTGGAAAGTGAAAAGGATATTCCGGTATTCACTATACTTACACGTGATGCTACACCTGATATTAAGTTTATTCATCACAGGATGCCTGTAATTCTTCCAAAAGGTGCAAGAAATGACTGGCTTAATCTTGATTATAATGCAGATGAAGTATTACAAGCAGCACTGCTTGATATGGAGCATAGGATTGCATAGTGAATTAAATAAGATTACATTTTTAAAGGTATTGTAACTGCTCATTAAATCCAGCTTTTAAGCATAATCAAGGTAACTGTATAGTGAAATTATTAGAATGACCAAAAACTATATTAGTGAGTTCAATAGTTGGTATATACAAATTACCTGTGCTTGTTGTTCGATTATTCTCAGAAATTAAGTACAACTGTTCTTTTGCTCTTGATAATAGAACATAAAGCAATTTGTTTGCAACTTCGGAGCCATAATCCCTATCACCGTAGATATTATTCCAGTGCGGAAGATAACCTTTTAGCAATCCAAAACAAATGACAACTTTGTATTCCTCTCCTTTTACACCATGTATAGTATTGATGACAATACCATCTTTTTCTTTAAATGACTTAATCAACGAAGAAGTAGAAGAGTCTAATTTATGGTTATGTACTCGACTGTCTATATTCTCAAAAAAGTCTTCATAATCCTTGGAGAAATTAGTATTACTTAATGGGTTGATAGGAAGAGAAGAAAACAAGTTATTTGAGCATCTTTTAATGTATTCAACTCCGGAAGCATATAGTGCTGGGTCTACTGAATTAATTAGTTTTAAGAGTTTATATTCCTCAATATCCTCAGATGAGATTTGATAGTGTTCATTGAGCATTTCAATAATATTTCTAGCTACTCTTTTTCTATACCAAGATCTATTGCCGGGCTGTGTAAGTGCTAACTTTGAAATATTATACATTATATTTAAAGGATTTTTTTTGATTGGTGTTATTTCCGGAGCGTCAAATTGTATATCGGGCAACATATCTTTCAATTTTTTTGCTATAGGAAAAATTAGCCACCATTGTGGTGAAAGTATACAAATGTCTTCTAATTTAATATTGTCATCTAAAAGTGATTTGATAAGCACAGCTATGTTTTCACAGATCTTTTCTTTTCCTATGGAATAGTTATAATGTATAATACAATTATCTTGTGATTGTTTTAAAGAATTAATTTGAATTCCTGATATAGCAAAATGAGAGTAAAAGTTTATTATTTCCTGTGTAGATCTGTAGCATCCATTTAGGCTCATAGGATTGAAACTACAGCCAAATAAGGATTCAATTTCATCTTGTGTTTTTGCCATTCCACCTAAACTTGTATAAATAGCTTGATTTACATCCCCTGCAAATAAGATTTCAATTGAATTATTTGACTTAAATATTTTAGAAATGATATTGTATTGAGCGTTGTTTGTATCTTGAAACTCATCTATATATATAGATTGGAAAGTTGCTGCGAGTTTTTGACAAAGAATATCATTTTCGTTGATTATTTTGTAAGCATAAAATAGTATAAGGAAGAAATCTAATTCCTTATTTTCTTTAAGTTTTTTATGGTATTCTTTTACTATTTTAGTAAACTTATAGTGTTTATCAAATTCACCATCCAGACTTGGTTCAGTATTAACACGATCATTATTATTCAGAGTTATGTTCAAATCATCTGCAATTACTTGTATATAATTTTGCTTTCTATAATCATCAATTATACGATAACCTTTTCGCAAGCGAGGACAATACATTGAATATGGACGAAGTATAAACTCTATGCAAAAGGAATGAATTGTACCAATCCAAATACTATCTAATTCAATTCCCATTTCTACTAATCTTTCAAGCATTTCATCAGCTGCTCTATTTGTATATGTGATTGCAACCATTTTTTTCAATGAATTTTTATTATTCAAATAATTATATGCAAGTTTTGATACAAGTGTTCTAGTTTTTCCGCTACCGGGGCATGCAGTAAGATAAACATTGCCGGTATAACACACAACGTCTTTTTGTTGCTTGTTCAATCTTTCAATGTATTGTGGTAAATCAACCATATTAGTGATCTCTTTCAGGTTGATACTTCATAATAAATAGCGAAACCATATCTTTTGGGAATTCTTGTATAAAGAGTTCAGAAATTTCACTGTATTTTTCTTTATCTTTGTATATTGCTTTTAATTCATTAGAGACATTATCGTAACATTCAATAGAATAATATATTGATTTATATAGTATATGGTCTGATACAGTTTCTTTACTTGCAAAGACGATTGCATCTAATATATATTCAGGAATTGTCACGTTTACATCTAATTCATCGGCAAGTAATAGTGAATACCAACCTTTGCCTTCTCTTTTCGCTAAAGTGAGCACTTTATTCGCTTTTTCGGCTAATGTCCCATTATCTAATATATTAACAAAATCATCTACCGTTTCTTCTTGGACATATGATTTTAGTACTACCTCCTTAACATATTCAATATTATCATCATATTTTATAAACTCAATTTCCAAAGTGTTATCACATAAAAAAGATTCAACAAATACATTATCGCTAAAACATCTATTTAATTTCTTTTTACGCTGTTCGCCTCGCTCTTCAGCATTTGAGCTATAGTGGCTACTTGATTTTGTTACAACCTGCTTATCCAAATCAGTAACAATAGCACAATATTTTTGGACTCTATCTTCGGCGAATAACGCTGCTATATTCTCAAAGGCAACACTCCCAATATTAATAATACTAATGCCTATTTCATCTAACTTAATACCCATAGCTTTCTCCACCATTGCAGGAATTATTATTTCTTCTCCATCTCCTTCAACAAGGATAACTCCCTTTGAGAACATTAATGTACTTCTCTTCGCATCAAGATATCTTTCGATTTTTTTATAAAATGCAATATTGCTTTTTTCTAGTTTTGAATCTACAAATTCTTTGAGTTTATTATTGGGATGCATAACTTGCGAAGTCTTCTTTTGACTTTTTATTATATTCATTCTTGATATTTCAGATGCTTCTGAAATGTGCACTGAATGAGTTGTCATTATAATTTGGGTATACTCTTCTGATGCACCTAAATTTCCAAACATAGTTTTTTGTATATGTGCATGTATGTGAGCTTCTGGCTCTTCTATCAACATAATGTTAACCAACTCTAAAGAGCGGTTTATTTCAAATTCAACCATTTTTAAAGCGATATAGATTATATTCATATGTCCTAATCCGAGTAAGTCAATATCATCATTATGGTCTGTTTGCATTGTCAAATACCTAGAGAGTTTATTAATATTATCTGTTAAGTTTGAGGATACTTTTATATTAGGTGCATAGGTTAGTCCTACAGTATCATCCATTTTTGATTTAATATTTGTACCAATTTTATTAATTTTATCAACATTCTCTATATATTCATTTAAATCTGCGATTTTCTTTTTTATAGCATCTATTGCAATATCAGGAATTTCGGATTTGATTTTTTCGATTATTTTTCTTATAGGGCTTTTCTGACTATGTAATTCTTGTACAACATCACGTAGAGCATCTATAAAAACTACATTAATATGTTTATGTATGTCAGAAATATATATCCTGTTTCCTAAATAGTATTTGTCATCATCGTCTGGATTTGAAGCAATTTTATTGTCAAAATCTCCTACTACATTTTTATAAGTCTCATTACAAGTGAAATCTGCACAGCTTTGTGCTGTATAGTAAAATTCATAATCATTTAATGTTATGCTTTCACGAAAAGCATTAAATTTATCTGTTTCATTGCATTGGAAAAGTTTTTTTCTTACAGTGTAATTTGGACGAATAAAAAGAGTTACTGTACCAGTTTCACAAGTACCTGTAATTATTTTCTTAAGCTCATTCTTACTCTCTCCAAGTTTCACTTTGATCTCAGCCCATAATTCAGATGCTGCGTCTTCCTTTGATATGCCTTCAAAATTTGCTGAAATAATAATCCAATGACCTCTCCAATCTAATTCAAAATTGAAATCTGTTTCTTTTAACCTCTTCTCGTTATAAAAAAAGCTATCGTCTAAAAGTATACGCATAGCGGTTAAAGCATTGCTCTTTCCAGTATCATTTTCACCGATAATTGTATTTACACCACTTTTATAGACAAAATTACTGGATTTATAGTTTCTGAAATTGCGTAGTTGTAGATTAGATAGATACATTAATATTTCCTTCTTCCAATATATTTTTATAGTAACCAATTAAAATTCTACAATTTTTATAGGCATTTCTGCTGTTGATAGTTTATTATAAAATTGGATTAAATCTTGTTTTGGTATGCCCTTATTATTTTCGAAATTTTTGTATCAGGATTGGTATATACTTTTATAAAAGAAATTGATTTTCCTTTGCATTTTCCTGAGGTTTTCTAATATAAAATGATGCAATTCCATTATTTTTATATGACAAATTATGAGCATATAGAAGTTAAAGTTTGATATATTTTTTTTCAGAATGAAGACAAAATAATTGAAGATTGTATGCGAAAAAATCCATAGAAAAGATAGGACTTTGTTGAGCAATATCATACAAGCAAAACTTCACATCATTAATTTTACAATGATATCCGGTCTCATTCGTTCCAATTATTTTATTCTCTTCAAATAGATACGCAAGTTTCTCTGATTAAATCTGCCCAAAGGAGAGATACTAAGACTTATTATCCTCTCCATCATATGTTCATCATTCAAAATATATTAACTCACAATCATTATATAAGTAATTGTTTATGCTATACAATTATATCACATAATGTTATTTTATGTTATGCAATTTCATGTATTATGTGATAGAATATATTAATATGGAGGTAAAAAATGACTGAACAAGAACGCATTGAAATAATTGAGAGATCAAAAATATTCTTTCAAGAAAATATTATAGACAAACATATTTCGAATACTGAAAAACTTGCTGATATAAGAAAGTTTAATATTAATCCTTTTACAGTAAAATATCTAGCTAATTTTGCTTTTGGATACGATAACCCTGAAAATATAGCAAAAGCATTGCTGTATCCAAGGATTTTAGGAACTTCAATATCAACTACATTTGGAACGCAGTTACAGTATTTTTGCAATGAAGTATTATTCGGTTTTGCTTCTACAACAGCTGGTATTGATATAGAGTTTGTTGACAGTTTAGATGATCGCAGAAAATATTGTCAGATAAAATCCGGACCAACAACTATTAATCATGATGATGTTACTACCATAAAAAATCATTTTAGATCGATAAGAAATCTTGCCAGAACAAATCATATGACAGATTTTAACCCTTCAACAGATTGTATTGTGGGAGTGTTTTATGGTGAGCCGAGGGATTAGTCTGCTTCGTACAGAAAGATAGATGAAGAGTATCCAGTTTATATTGGTAAGGAATTCTGGCATCGTTTAACAGGTGATGAAATGTTTTATGAAGAATTAATTAATGCATTTGCGGATATAGCTATAGAAAACGATGGAAGGGAGCTTATAGAGGAAGTACTAGAGAGCTTAAAAGACGAAATAGAAAGGATGGAGATTTAATCTTCACCCTTTGTCTTGTAATGTATTATAGATTTAATCATTTCAATACCAAGTTTTTTTGCTAATTCAACTGGTACAGCATTACCTATTTGTTTATATTTCTGACCTATCCCACCACAAAATTCCCAATCATCAGGGAAGGTTTGAATTCTTGCGTATTCTCTTACCGTGAAAGGCCTTGTTTCATCGGGATGACAACGTTCAGTTTGCTTTTGACTAGGGGAGCAGGTAAGAGTTAGGCTGGGTTCATCCCAAGATATGCGTCTAGCCATACCTGTACGACCGCCACCGCTATAAAATGATTTCCCCATATAGCTTTTTTGAACATCTTCGGGCAAACTACGCCAGCAGCCACCAGGAGGTACTAACTCTAGCACAGCTTTTTTAGAGTTGCTATATTCTTGACCTTCTGATTTTGGAACATCTTTCAATGCATCCTTTAAGGTTTTAATTTTTTTAGTTTCTTTTGGAAATGAAAATTCAACTCCTTCTGTGGTACCAATAATAACAAGCCGTTGTCTTTTTTGTGGTACTCCGAAGTTCATAGAATTGAGTATTTTATATCGAACATCATAGCCTAACTCTTTTAAAACAGAAAGAATTGTTTCCAAAGTCCTCCCGTTATTATGCGAAACAAGACCTCTAACGTTCTCGGCCATAAAAATTGACGGTTGAACTTCTTTAACACATCTTGCAAATTCATAAAAAAGTGTACCTCTAGTATCTTCAAAACCAAGTTTTTTACCAGCATAACTAAATGCTTGACAAGGGAAACCACCAGTTACAATGTCGATTTTACCTTTATAATGAGTAAAATCGACTTTAGATACATCTTCATTAGTTATATTCCAATTAGGGCGGTTCTTTTTTAAAGTAGCACAACAGTATTTATCTATTTCTACAAATTGAACTGTATTAATTCCAGCTTGCTCTAAACCTAAGGCAATGCCACCGGCACCAGCAAATAACTCTATTGCGTTTACTTTATTGATATTTATATCTATTACATTAGTGTCATCAGAATCTTCTTTTAAGATTTCAAGAGGAGATATATCTAAAACATCACACATTTCAGCAATATTGCTTTTGACAGGATTATATTTATCTGATAACATAACAGAAAGCTGATTTTTTTATATTCCCATCATAGAAGCTAATTGAGTTTGTGTTTGAATGTTCTTTTTATCCATGATTTCTTTAATCTTGATTTTATCAACTTGCACATCGCACCTCTTACCGTTGTTATGATTATATATTAACATTTTGGTTCCAAAGAGTCAATAAAAGGGAGCACTTTCGCGTTTACTAGAGAAAACCAGCTTGTACAGCCGATTTGAAGCACATTTAAAAACGTATCAAATTCGCAGGAAAAATGAATTTTACAACCATACCTCGGTTTTGCTAAAATATTAGCAGAAGCGAGGTATTTTTTGAGAGATAATTATTTGTTTAAGTTAATAAAATATATGAAGAATGTGTTTCAGATAGATAAGCAATTAGAATATATAATGGATGAACGGGTAAATCCAAAATACAAAACCAATCAGGTAATATTGATAACACTTTTAGGATTCCTATTAAGACTGACAAGCTTTAACGAACTGAATAGATATATTAAAGCCGGTGAATTTAACAATGTGTTTGCACCTGGAGCTGAGTTGCCGCAAGTAGATTCAATAAGAAATACTTTGAAGAAAATAGATCTTGATGGATTAAGAAAAACAAACAATGCCATTGTCAAAAAAGCTATTAGGAACAAAGTATTCGATAAAGGAATAATAGAAGGTCGAGTAGTTGCTGCAATAGATGGGACTCAAATACTGGACAGCAAAAAGAAGAAGTGTAGCAGTTGCTTAACAATGAACAAACGGGGAGTAGCGCACTATACTCACAATGCAGCAGTAATGTCGTTTATAGGTAATGAACCAAATATAGCTTTAGATTTTGAGATGTACAAAGCAAAAACGAGCGAAGATGAAAAAGACGAAGGTGAGTTTACAGCGGCTTTGAAGCTACTAAACAGACAGCAATATCGCGTTTACTCTCAGAAACCAGCTGTTACAGCTAGTTTAAAGCAGTTTTGAAAAAGTGCCAAATTCGCATCAAAATAGAGTTTTACAACAACACCTTGGTTTGCTAAAATATTTAGTAAAACGAGGTGTTATTTGCAAGAAAATAAGTATTATAAACTGATAAAATATATGAAGAATGTATTTGGTATCGAAGATCTATTAGAACAGTTAGAAGATGGAAGAGTAAACCCAACTTACAAAACTGAAAAAGTAGTATTGATAATATTAATGGGATTTTTATTGAGATTATCAAGCCTTAGCGAGATAGACAGATATATTCAAACCGGTGAATTCAATAATCTATTTCCGCCTGGTACAAAGTTGCCACATGTAGATTCATTAAGAAATACAATGAAGAAAATAGATATTGAAGGATTAAGAAGTATAAACGAATTAATTGTGAAAAAGGCGATCAGAAATAAAATATTTCAATATGGAACATTCGAGCAATATGTAATAGCAGCAATAGATGGCACACAAATACTAGATAGTAAGAAGAAAAAATGTGAAAACTGCTTAACGATGAATAGACGTGGTGTAGCACATTACACACATAACGCTGCTGTAATGTCGACAATTGGCAATACTGCAAATATTGCACTTGATTTTGAAATGTACAAAGCTAAGAAAAACGAAGAAGAAAAAGACGAAGGTGAATTCACAGCCGCTTTGAGGCTACTAAACAGAGTGGTTGAAGAGCATCCGAGCTTAGTTGATATAGTTGTATACGATGCATCAGCATGTAATTCGGTTTTCATGAAGGAATGTCAAAAGCTTGGGATTGATGCAATTGTGCGAGTGAAGAATACAACAAACTTGTCTTTAAAAGCAGTAAAATCTGCAACAAATAAAAAGGATAGTGTTTTAAAATTTATTGAAGACGGATATGCAATAGAAGTATATGAATCAACTTTTTATATGAATGATATGGAAGAACCAATCCGATATATCAAGTATGCAAAAGAGAAAAAAGATGGTGATGAAACTAATCACACTCAAATGCTTATTATAACAACTTGCATGGATATGAAAATAGAAATGCTTTATAGAATAATCAAAGCGAGATGGGACATCGAGAACAAGACGTTTAATAATCTAAAGAATAATGCTAATCTCAGTCATTGTTTTGTTCATGGCGGAAATGCTGTTGAAGGAATATTGTATTTACTTTTTATTGCATCAAATATATTTCAATTATTCAAAATCAGAAGATTAAGGAATAGTATTAAAAACCAAAAAGAATTGGCGAGATTGCTAAGAAAAGGCATGTATACATTAAAACGACAAAAAGAAATTATCTTTAACTCAGCTTAACCAAATAACAATCGAATACAGTTTAATTCACCAACATTTTCATGGGGGTTTGGGGGAAGTAAATTCATTTTCAGATTTTCAGGAGAAAAGTTGCCACTCAATAGCAAAAATATGGTAAAATGTTAGGAGTTATTGAGTAAAAGCGAGATTCCTCCCTATTAATAACATTTTTAGTGCGCCTTTCTGGTATCGTACCTCCGACGTTGCAAATAAAATAAGAAGGGACAAGAAAATATAGCATAATAAAGAACAATACATATTCATTTGTCTTGTAACCCAAAAAAAGGGAAATAATTCTATATTGCCATTGAGTTTACTTGTTTAGAGGTATATAATTAATTACTGGACTTGTTTTAATTCTATTATTTTAGCAAATAAAAGATATATGGTTACCAATAGATGCTTGATGTGAAAATACAAATAACAATATATAGTTAAAGAGGAGTAATGAATGAGGCTTTTATATACTGATATTCTTCCGCTTGGAATTATGGAGGAGCAAACTACGATAGCAGAATGCATAAATGAGCAAATATCAATTTCTGACCATATCGAAATCGCTGTTGGATACATTTCCCGTATTGCATTAGAAGAGCTGGACAGCTTAGTGAACAAATATAAGATTACTGATATTTGCTTGACTATTGGTATGTATTTTATTGAAGGAATGCCAGAAGGATCATTTAATACTGCACTAGAAATAAACAAGAAGTGGAAAGAAGCTGGTATTGGTGAAATAAGAATTGTAACAGCTTTTAAGTACCATGGAAAACTTTATTGTTTTTATAAAAAAAATCAACCTTTTTCTGCTATTATAGGATCAGCAAATCTAGGCGTACTTAAATTGGATGCAAACAATCGTAGGCAGTATGAAATTGCATCAATTACTAATAAATCTAGTGAATGTATTGAAATAGCTAATTTTATTGATGAACTAAAATCAGCTAAATGTTCAAACAATATTGCTGATATAAATGGAATGAATTCAATAAGAGAAATAAATACATCATTAAGTGGAATTGATACAGTAACACAAGTTCCCCCAACCGGTGTTCAATTATATGAAAAGCATAAAACAAATATTTCATTTATTCTACCAATTAAAGTTCCGGCATTTGATGAGAGGCATATGGACGATGGTAAGCATTATACTAAGTCTAATATTAATGTCAGTTACGCAGCACCTAGAAGCGTAAGGAAGTCTCGCGATTGGTATGAAACGCAAATGACTGTGAATAAGAACATCACAAAACTACCAGGATATCCTGAGAAAAACAAAACATTTTTTGTAATCACTGATGATGGTTACTGGTTCAAAGCGCATACTACAAGTGATGGTAATAAACAATTTAGTGCTGTAGGAGATGAACTTATTCTTGGTCGCTGGATTAAAGGCAGACTTGCAGCGGCAGGACTTGTAGCACATGTAAATGACACTCAGAAAGATGAAGACTGTAAAGGGATGATAACAAAAGAAATGTTAAAGGCATATGGATGTGATAGCATTGTTCTGTCAAAGACAGATCAAAGGGCTTTAGATGAAGATGGTACTGAGCTTGATGTATGGTTTTTATCGTTTGAAGTATCTGATAATGAGTGAAAGGATAAACTATGCAGTATTTAAAGACTTATCTTCAACAAATTATTAATAGTGGAAATGAAAAACTTGCAGAATCAATATTAAAAACTGCTGATGAAATCGGTGATAAATATATTCGCGAATTTTCTTTTATTAGCCATGAGGTTGGCCTTTTATTTGGCAATATACAATCAGGGAAAACAGGTCAAACATTTGGTATTATATGCAAAGCAGCAGATTTAGGGTTTCCCGTTTTTTTACTGCTTACAACGGATAATGTTGCATTACAACAGCAAACACTTGAACGAATAAAAAATGATCTGGATGGTTTCTGTATTTGCAGCGAAAATGATTCAGCGTTATTTATTGATAATAGCCTTGTTCGTCCGACAATAGTTGTTTTAAAGAAAAATGCTCGCATCCTCAGGCTATGGGCAAATGTTTTTAATTCAACAGGGTTTATGAAAGGCAACCCACTATTTATTATTGATGATGAAGGAGATGCGGCTTCTTTAAATACACTAATAAACCGTAATGGTCAGTCAACAATAAATAAATATTTGGATTCAATAAAAGATGGTGCAACAAGCAGCTTATACTTACAAGTAACAGGTACTCCTCAAGCAATTTTGCTACAAACACTTGCTTCTGGTTGGCATCCTTATTTTACATACTACTTTTCCCCAGGCGAAAGTTATTTAGGGGGAGACTTTTTTTTCCCATCAAACAGTGTACCTAGATGCATAAATTTTCTTGAAACAATCAAACAACCAAATAGAAAAGTAGTTATTCAACACTTAATTGTATCAGCACAGATTTTAGCATCTGGGGGTAAAGTATCAAACTGCTTGCTTCATCCAAGTGTGCGTCAAGCAGTGCATCAGCGTTTTGCAGACTATATTTCTAATGAACTACTTTGGTGTTCTGAACATATAAACGATGAGCTTATAACTGAACTACAAAAATATTACAATACTTTACTACCCGAGAAAAGTGACAAGATGCCTTTTGGCTTTATCTACGAAACAATAAAAGATTTAGTAGATAAAAAAAGAATAAAAATCTTAATTATGAATGGAAAAACTGAGGTTGAAGGGTCTGAATATGCAGAAGGGTGTAATTTTATTATTGGAGGAAATACTTTAGGAAGAGGCATTACATTTCCTAGTCTTCAAACAATATATTATACGCGAACAAGCAAGAAACCTCAGGCAGATACAGTGTGGCAACATAGTAGAATGTTTGGTTACGATAGAGATGCCGGAATGATGAATATATTTATTGATGAGCAGCTATATAAACTTTTTGCTGATATTAATTCAACTAACAATGCTATAATAGCGCAAACAGAACAGGGCTTAGAAAATATAAAAATCTATTATCCGGTGGGTTTGAGTCCGACACGAAAAAATGTCTTAGATAATAAATATGTTGAAATACTATCCGGTGGAACTAATTACTATCCTTTTTATCCAGATAATAGTACTATTGAAGATATATCAAAACTATTAGAACCGTTTTCTGAGGATGAGCCATATTATCAAGTTAATTTACGAATGATTAAGCAGATTTTGTCTCATATAATTCCAAGTTCAGACTTTAAGTTGAATTCATTTATTTCTGTTATCGATACTATCCTTTCTGAACAGCCAGCGGGGCAAGGTATTTTGTTAGTACGGAGGAAAAGAGATATAAAACAAGGCACAGGTGCATTGCTATCCCCTAATGACTGGCAGCTGGGAGGCTCTTTTAGCAACAAAGTTGTACTCACAATGTACCAAGTTACTGGTACAAAAGGTTGGAAAGGTAAAAAACTTTGGATACCAAATATTAAGCTTCCTCATGATATTATATATTATGATGTAAATAGTGAAGATGTGCATCTATAAAACTTATATGAACA
The Candidatus Delongbacteria bacterium genome window above contains:
- the dcm gene encoding DNA (cytosine-5-)-methyltransferase; protein product: MLSDKYNPVKSNIAEMCDVLDISPLEILKEDSDDTNVIDININKVNAIELFAGAGGIALGLEQAGINTVQFVEIDKYCCATLKKNRPNWNITNEDVSKVDFTHYKGKIDIVTGGFPCQAFSYAGKKLGFEDTRGTLFYEFARCVKEVQPSIFMAENVRGLVSHNNGRTLETILSVLKELGYDVRYKILNSMNFGVPQKRQRLVIIGTTEGVEFSFPKETKKIKTLKDALKDVPKSEGQEYSNSKKAVLELVPPGGCWRSLPEDVQKSYMGKSFYSGGGRTGMARRISWDEPSLTLTCSPSQKQTERCHPDETRPFTVREYARIQTFPDDWEFCGGIGQKYKQIGNAVPVELAKKLGIEMIKSIIHYKTKGED
- a CDS encoding AAA family ATPase, producing the protein MVTIKIYWKKEILMYLSNLQLRNFRNYKSSNFVYKSGVNTIIGENDTGKSNALTAMRILLDDSFFYNEKRLKETDFNFELDWRGHWIIISANFEGISKEDAASELWAEIKVKLGESKNELKKIITGTCETGTVTLFIRPNYTVRKKLFQCNETDKFNAFRESITLNDYEFYYTAQSCADFTCNETYKNVVGDFDNKIASNPDDDDKYYLGNRIYISDIHKHINVVFIDALRDVVQELHSQKSPIRKIIEKIKSEIPDIAIDAIKKKIADLNEYIENVDKINKIGTNIKSKMDDTVGLTYAPNIKVSSNLTDNINKLSRYLTMQTDHNDDIDLLGLGHMNIIYIALKMVEFEINRSLELVNIMLIEEPEAHIHAHIQKTMFGNLGASEEYTQIIMTTHSVHISEASEISRMNIIKSQKKTSQVMHPNNKLKEFVDSKLEKSNIAFYKKIERYLDAKRSTLMFSKGVILVEGDGEEIIIPAMVEKAMGIKLDEIGISIINIGSVAFENIAALFAEDRVQKYCAIVTDLDKQVVTKSSSHYSSNAEERGEQRKKKLNRCFSDNVFVESFLCDNTLEIEFIKYDDNIEYVKEVVLKSYVQEETVDDFVNILDNGTLAEKANKVLTLAKREGKGWYSLLLADELDVNVTIPEYILDAIVFASKETVSDHILYKSIYYSIECYDNVSNELKAIYKDKEKYSEISELFIQEFPKDMVSLFIMKYQPERDH
- a CDS encoding SOS response-associated peptidase, encoding MCGRYFIEDFTEEEVQEYYDILDEIDRSIKSNKESKVKTRGEIFPSDIVPVIANNKEKIVRAFPMQWGYKPFQEGGQLLINARSETASEKATFKRSMRERRCLIPASSYFEWENQAGGKVKHAIQPIDKQFFFMAGLYRLESEKDIPVFTILTRDATPDIKFIHHRMPVILPKGARNDWLNLDYNADEVLQAALLDMEHRIA
- a CDS encoding ATP-dependent helicase yields the protein MVDLPQYIERLNKQQKDVVCYTGNVYLTACPGSGKTRTLVSKLAYNYLNNKNSLKKMVAITYTNRAADEMLERLVEMGIELDSIWIGTIHSFCIEFILRPYSMYCPRLRKGYRIIDDYRKQNYIQVIADDLNITLNNNDRVNTEPSLDGEFDKHYKFTKIVKEYHKKLKENKELDFFLILFYAYKIINENDILCQKLAATFQSIYIDEFQDTNNAQYNIISKIFKSNNSIEILFAGDVNQAIYTSLGGMAKTQDEIESLFGCSFNPMSLNGCYRSTQEIINFYSHFAISGIQINSLKQSQDNCIIHYNYSIGKEKICENIAVLIKSLLDDNIKLEDICILSPQWWLIFPIAKKLKDMLPDIQFDAPEITPIKKNPLNIMYNISKLALTQPGNRSWYRKRVARNIIEMLNEHYQISSEDIEEYKLLKLINSVDPALYASGVEYIKRCSNNLFSSLPINPLSNTNFSKDYEDFFENIDSRVHNHKLDSSTSSLIKSFKEKDGIVINTIHGVKGEEYKVVICFGLLKGYLPHWNNIYGDRDYGSEVANKLLYVLLSRAKEQLYLISENNRTTSTGNLYIPTIELTNIVFGHSNNFTIQLP
- a CDS encoding transposase, which encodes MNRRGVAHYTHNAAVMSTIGNTANIALDFEMYKAKKNEEEKDEGEFTAALRLLNRVVEEHPSLVDIVVYDASACNSVFMKECQKLGIDAIVRVKNTTNLSLKAVKSATNKKDSVLKFIEDGYAIEVYESTFYMNDMEEPIRYIKYAKEKKDGDETNHTQMLIITTCMDMKIEMLYRIIKARWDIENKTFNNLKNNANLSHCFVHGGNAVEGILYLLFIASNIFQLFKIRRLRNSIKNQKELARLLRKGMYTLKRQKEIIFNSA